A genomic window from Candidatus Kouleothrix ribensis includes:
- a CDS encoding 8-oxoguanine deaminase, producing MATLLVKHATLLATFDDADTQYADGGLYAVDHVIRQVGPSDQLPATADTVIDARDMIILPGLVNTHHHFYQTLTRNFPGAQTANLFGWLRTLYPIWANMTPLAIHTSTQTAIVELMLSGCTTASDHTYIWPNGARLDDQIEAAAELGIRFHAARGSMSVGERQGGLPPDRVVEDEPFILRDSRRLIEQYHDAGRYSMLRVVLAPCSPFSVSPDLMRESIALARSYGVHSHTHLAETQDEHGYCSQVFGRTPVELAEDLGWAGIDVWHAHMVHPAPAEVARLGASHTGVAHCPGSNMRLASGIAPLRALQAAGARVGLGVDGSASNDSSHLLAEARQAMLLQRLAAAIGPVAYGRGDFAGGRSQPGAAEPLLEASEALRLATRGGAAVLGRDDIGYLAPGMAADLIGYRLDTIGFAGGAVHDPLAALVFCQPPNVDLSVINGRVRVQAGRLIDFDLPALVRRHNTIARELARGEHRG from the coding sequence ATGGCGACGCTACTGGTCAAACACGCGACGCTGCTGGCGACGTTCGACGACGCCGACACCCAATACGCCGACGGTGGCCTCTACGCGGTCGATCACGTCATTCGGCAGGTCGGGCCGAGCGACCAGCTGCCGGCCACGGCCGACACGGTGATCGACGCGCGCGACATGATCATCCTGCCCGGCCTGGTAAATACGCACCATCATTTCTACCAGACACTCACGCGGAATTTTCCCGGCGCGCAAACCGCCAACCTGTTCGGCTGGCTGCGCACGCTCTACCCGATCTGGGCGAACATGACTCCGTTGGCCATCCACACCAGTACGCAGACGGCGATCGTCGAGCTGATGCTCTCGGGCTGCACCACCGCCAGCGACCACACCTACATCTGGCCGAACGGCGCGCGGCTCGATGACCAGATCGAGGCCGCCGCCGAGCTGGGGATTCGCTTCCACGCCGCGCGCGGCTCGATGTCGGTTGGCGAGCGCCAGGGCGGCCTGCCACCCGACCGCGTGGTCGAAGATGAGCCGTTCATCCTGCGCGACTCGCGCCGGCTGATTGAGCAATATCACGACGCCGGCCGCTACAGTATGCTGCGGGTGGTGCTGGCGCCCTGCTCGCCGTTCTCGGTGTCGCCCGACCTGATGCGCGAGAGTATCGCGCTGGCGCGCAGCTATGGCGTGCATTCGCACACGCACCTGGCCGAGACGCAGGACGAGCACGGCTACTGCAGCCAGGTCTTCGGCCGCACCCCGGTCGAGCTGGCCGAAGACCTGGGCTGGGCCGGCATCGACGTATGGCATGCGCACATGGTTCACCCCGCGCCGGCCGAGGTGGCCCGGCTGGGCGCCAGCCACACCGGCGTGGCGCACTGCCCTGGCTCGAACATGCGGCTGGCCTCGGGCATCGCGCCGCTGCGCGCGCTCCAGGCGGCTGGCGCACGCGTCGGGCTGGGCGTCGATGGCTCGGCCTCGAACGATAGCTCGCACCTGCTGGCCGAGGCGCGCCAGGCCATGCTGCTACAGCGGCTGGCGGCGGCGATCGGCCCGGTAGCGTATGGGCGCGGCGACTTTGCCGGTGGCCGCAGCCAGCCGGGCGCGGCCGAGCCGCTGCTCGAGGCGAGCGAGGCGCTGCGGCTGGCCACGCGCGGCGGCGCGGCCGTGCTGGGCCGCGACGATATTGGCTACCTCGCGCCGGGTATGGCCGCCGACCTGATCGGCTACCGGCTCGACACGATCGGCTTTGCCGGCGGCGCGGTACACGACCCGCTGGCGGCGCTGGTGTTCTGCCAGCCGCCCAATGTCGACCTGAGCGTGATCAACGGGCGCGTGCGCGTGCAGGCCGGCCGGCTGATCGATTTCGACCTGCCCGCGCTGGTGCGGCGCCACAACACGATCGCGCGCGAGCTTGCACGCGGCGAGCATCGCGGGTAG
- a CDS encoding N-acetyltransferase: MTMAPRYQPPAASLAPLKVEPIAGRQARHRFMTFPWQVYAGNPSWVPPLLLDRRRTFDPAVNPFFRHAEVQLFMARRGARPVGTIAAFVNHAYNRSQAQPVGFFGFFEVLPDPAAASALLATAEAWVAARGLSSIRGPINFATDNESGLLLDAFDQPPVLMTVYNPPYYREYIEHAGYVKAMDWYAYMLDRATLGGGNQRDLPPKLLRTVELARRRCGASLRTVRMREFTAELNRVRVVYNRAWEHNYSFVPMDDAEIDFIAASLKAIIDPDLVLIAEVGDQPVGVSITLPDFNQVLRKINGRLLPTGWWQLLRGRARIDTARVFAMGVVPEFRRRGLDALFYYETFLAGVRKGYQRAELSLIVENNLPMRNAVESLGAWINKTYRIYQKALAPA; encoded by the coding sequence ATGACCATGGCACCACGCTACCAGCCGCCGGCCGCCAGCCTCGCCCCGCTGAAGGTCGAGCCGATCGCCGGGCGCCAGGCACGCCACCGCTTCATGACCTTCCCATGGCAGGTGTATGCCGGCAACCCCAGCTGGGTGCCACCGCTGCTGCTCGACCGCCGCCGCACCTTCGACCCGGCCGTAAACCCGTTCTTCCGGCATGCCGAGGTGCAGCTGTTCATGGCCCGGCGCGGCGCGCGGCCAGTCGGCACGATTGCCGCGTTCGTGAACCACGCCTACAACCGCTCGCAGGCCCAGCCGGTCGGCTTCTTCGGCTTCTTCGAGGTGCTGCCCGACCCGGCGGCGGCCTCGGCGCTGCTGGCGACCGCCGAGGCCTGGGTGGCCGCGCGCGGGCTCAGCAGCATCCGTGGCCCGATCAACTTCGCCACCGATAACGAGTCGGGCTTGCTGCTCGACGCCTTCGACCAGCCGCCCGTGCTGATGACGGTGTATAACCCGCCGTACTATCGCGAGTATATCGAGCACGCCGGCTATGTGAAGGCCATGGACTGGTATGCCTACATGCTCGACCGCGCCACGCTCGGCGGCGGCAACCAGCGCGACCTGCCGCCCAAGCTGCTGCGCACAGTCGAGCTGGCCCGCCGGCGCTGCGGCGCCAGCCTGCGCACGGTGCGTATGCGCGAGTTTACCGCCGAGCTGAACCGCGTGCGTGTGGTGTATAACCGCGCCTGGGAGCACAACTACAGCTTCGTGCCCATGGACGACGCCGAGATCGATTTCATTGCCGCCAGCCTGAAGGCGATCATCGACCCCGACCTGGTGTTGATTGCCGAGGTCGGCGATCAGCCGGTCGGCGTCTCGATCACCCTACCCGATTTCAACCAGGTGCTGCGGAAGATCAATGGCCGGCTGCTGCCGACCGGCTGGTGGCAGCTGCTGCGTGGCCGCGCGCGGATCGACACCGCGCGCGTGTTCGCGATGGGCGTGGTGCCCGAGTTCCGCCGGCGTGGCCTCGACGCGCTGTTCTACTACGAGACATTTCTCGCGGGCGTGCGCAAAGGCTACCAGCGCGCCGAGCTGTCGCTGATCGTCGAGAACAACCTGCCCATGCGCAACGCCGTCGAGAGCCTGGGCGCGTGGATCAATAAGACCTACCGGATCTATCAGAAGGCGCTCGCGCCGGCCTGA
- a CDS encoding DUF3830 family protein has translation MKTLRITVGGQFVYTARMESELAPQTCAAFERLLPYHQKIIHARWSGEACWIPLGEFQLGVGFENHTSHPSRGDILFYPGGYSETEILFPYGSACFASKMGQLAGNHFLTVLEGHDQLAAMGRAVLWQGAQDIVFAAL, from the coding sequence ATGAAAACACTCCGGATCACTGTCGGCGGCCAGTTTGTGTACACCGCGCGCATGGAGAGCGAGCTGGCGCCACAGACCTGCGCGGCGTTCGAGCGGCTGCTGCCCTACCACCAGAAGATCATCCACGCGCGCTGGAGCGGCGAGGCCTGCTGGATTCCGCTGGGCGAGTTCCAGCTCGGCGTCGGCTTCGAGAACCACACCAGCCACCCCTCGCGCGGCGATATCCTGTTCTACCCCGGCGGCTATAGCGAGACCGAGATCCTGTTCCCGTATGGCAGCGCCTGCTTCGCCAGTAAGATGGGCCAGCTGGCCGGTAATCACTTCCTGACCGTGCTCGAAGGCCACGACCAGCTGGCCGCGATGGGCCGCGCCGTGCTGTGGCAGGGCGCGCAGGATATCGTGTTCGCGGCACTGTAA